The following nucleotide sequence is from Bombus huntii isolate Logan2020A chromosome 17, iyBomHunt1.1, whole genome shotgun sequence.
gaaacggtCCTTTCGTTACAATTTGATTCCATATAATAACACATACTCTGTgcttgacgagtatactcgtcacggaGAAACGCCAGTACTTTGCGTTACGAGTCCTGtgagtaataaaattaaaaaatgaaacggtCCTTTCGTTACAATTTGATtccaaattataatatacactCTGTgcttgacgagtatactcgtcacggaGAAACGCCAGTACTTACGAGTTACGGGTCCTGTgagtaataaaattcaaaaatgAAACGGTCCTTTCGTTACAATTTGATTCCATATAATAACACACACTCTGTgcttgacgagtatactcgccATTTACTTATTTTCCGTCACGCGTTTCAGATACACGCTTTTCAAAGTTCTCAAACAGGTGGCAACAGCTAACTGGTTAATGACATACTAAAAATGAGTTTACCATTTGCCTTAACAATTTGCAAGCAGAAACACGTTACCATAATCGTGTGCTTCCATCGAAACGTCAAAATCATtgaagagaaaggaaaaccTTTTATGCAATTCTTGCTTACCCTAGCGACCGTGTCCGGACTTTTGGACGGCGACGTTGGGATGTTTCTTCTCGCACGGATGCTCGTTTCCTTGGTCGTCTCCGGGCTCGGACTTTTCGCGACCCTGGAGAAACGCATCGTACACTTTACAGACGAACGCTCCGTATCCCCTAAAGCGTCGTTGCTCGCGGTAAGGTTCACCGACCGCCCCGGTGAACATATCTCTTTTCTATTTCCAGCGCGATCATTGACATTTATTCGACGAGGTTCCGATCGACCCGCTGCTTTCGCCACGCTGCCTACGATCGCCGACATCACCGACGGTTGCCCCGTTTCGCGATCCCAACTTTCGTCCTCGATCGACCTACGAATATCCTCGATCGATCTCAGTTGCTTCGTCGATGAGCAACCCACACCTGTTGTCATTTTATCCGTTTCTGCTTTGTCTATCGTCTGCGTCGACGTCTCGTCGTTGCCAGAGAATTCGAAGCGTTTCGACGTGGTATTCACCGAGTCGCGCGTTTTCTTCTTATTGGAAGTCGTCGAGAGACGTTCCACGTTTCTCAAGGAATCGATGCTGCACCTCGATGCAACGCTTCCAGTCTCGCTGGAATCAGTGTGCTGGAAAAGCTTCCGCTTGCACGACAGCGATCTCGATCTTATGGCAATTCGGCTGATCTCTATCGAGTCTCTGGCTTTCTCCAATTTTTTCTGCCTCCGCGTTTCTTGCGTTTCAGCCTGTCTCCCTTTAGCGGCGGCCATTGCGCTTCTGGATACGGTCGTAGCTTTGCTGGCGCACGTTCTCTTAGCGAAAAGATTTACATTCGGTGGATCAAGTGCTTTCGGCGAAATCGTCTTTGAGTCAGCCTTGCGGCCAATGCTTCCGCCAGATTTCCTTCGTATTTCCTTCGGTATCGATTCCACGCTTCGTTCCAACGTGCCCCGGATCGATTCAGCCTCAGTTCCGATCGAATCGAAACGTCTGAGAGCCGACTCCACCGAGTCTGTTCTCTCGTAATTCTTGGAAAGTTCCTTTATAGAAGTTAAGCCGGCCTCCGACCTTCTAATATCGATCGTCGAGGGGCAGCAACTTTTCCTCATTTCAGTCTGTTCGTTTCTGGCTGTACCCTCGTCAACTGATTCGCCAACCATTTTTCGTGATTCCTGCGCAAAATCTGATCCTCTTGTAGCACTGCGAACGAGCTGCATGGACTTCAAAATTTCAGCCTGTTTAGACGTCTTGCCTTTCTTCCTCTCATCCGCGATACTCTGCTTCCTGGCAGTTCGTGCTCCAGCTCTTGGGATTTTGGTTTCGCCGCTTCGATCTGCCACATCAGTTGCTCCTTCCGAGTCACGAGCGATGGATTCGTTGGACGTTCGCATTATACGCTTCGAAGCATCATATCTGTCCATGTTCCTCTTATCAGCAACCGTCTCTGAGCTCGTCTTTCCGCTGCTTGCTGAGATCGGACTCGCTGTTTGACTGCGAGCCTTCAAAATGTCGCTCTTGTTCTTCCCATTCGCCGTGTTTCCCTTAGTTCGAGTCTGCAAGCTACGAGCACAAGCTGCAGGCTCCTTCTTCGGAGATGCAATTCGTGTTGTACGTTTCGAGCTAACGGGCCTCTCGTCCGCCGAATCTCGACCTCTCAGCGATTGCTGGAAAATGTTCGACTCCAGCAACGACCCTCTCTGTTTAACCGGCTTGCGCACGGAATACGTCAGCAACTTTCCAACACTCGACTTCTCGCAGGCTGTTCCCTTGCTCGATCTCGAGTAAGTGCCTCGAAGCTGCTCCTGTTTTACGTATCGTTCAGGCGTCCTGACTTCTCCGATCTGCGTGTCCACTTCCACGGACTTGCAACTTTTCGATCCCAGTTGGCGACCAGTCGGCGTCCCAGCTCTTTCCTCAACTTTCCTGTCCACCCTCGTTTCTGCCTGCATCCTGTCGGCCCTCGGTCGCTCTTCCCATTCGCTGGATATTCCAGGCGAAGCATCCACCTGATCTTGGCCACTCTGACGCTGCAGTACGTCGCGAATCAGTTTCGTCGAACGTAAAACACCGGCGGACCCTCTACGGCTAAGTGCATTCGCGTTTTCGGCTGTCAAATTGTCGTCCTTGACGCTTAAAGGACTCTTCGAGAATCTGTCCTTGACGTTGGTCGATAGATTCCTTGGCCTTGCCGTAATCTCACGCGTAACTGTTTGTTTAAGCGAGTGCGCACCTTTGGGCGGTTGCTCAACGTCTGTGTAAATCTTAGGCTGAAGGCTCGTAGCGATGGCGCACTCTTCTGTCTCGTAACGCAAGGATTCTGGCGTTTCTTCTCTACTTTCCACGATTCCTCGAGACCCGGGCGACGAGTCGCGACTGCCGTCTGCGACGAAACTCGTTCTCTCGTCCCTCTCAGCTCGTCCATCATCGAACTGCGACTTCGTCTGACTCGGTGTTCTGGCGTCTGTCAGCTGAAGCTTTCTCGGCTCCACGTTTCTCGCTGCTCTTTCACATTGCTCCGAGAAAAATCGCGATACCGAGCTTCTGATGAAGCGTTTCGCTGTCTCGTCGTAGCTTTCTGTCGACGATCCTCTTGTCGCTTCTCTCGGTACGTTCGTGACGAGCTTCTCGCCTTTGGAAACGTACAACGTAGGACTTTGTTCTCTTTTCTTGCACCACGCTAGATCTGTTTTTGCTTTCACTATCGTCTCCGGCGTGACCATCAGGATGCTGGCGGATCTGTCAGAATCCGAGCCGAAGTACTGCGGACTTACGCTGCAGCTTCTGGACGATGCTTTCGCGAAGTCTGGTGATTTCGATTCGTCAGCACGAATTATCGAAGCATCGCGCTTTCCAGAACCGACTCTTCGACTCTCGCTgcctttctttttcatttcctcGACCGCGTTTGCAGATACAGAGATGGACTCGGTGTCCCTGTTGCGGGTGCTCATCGTCGTGGCTGATCTTCTGCCTTCGCGACAGAAAGACCGAGGACTCGAGCTACGTTCTCTTGTTAGACGCTCGAAAACGTCAGGTAACTTGGTTTCGGTAAATTTACGCAGAGTTTGGTACTCGGGTTTCGCGCAAGATATCACGTCATATTTTGCACTTTCCGAAGAAGAAGATTTGCTGACTACATCGCGTTTGGGAAATGTAGCGTGTCTCTTCATGGTGTCGTTCGTTGATTCTCTTATCGTGTTACTAGTTATATCCTTTTTGTTCTttgattcaatttttaatacgGAGCTCTTACTGTCTTTCATATAATTAGGGGACGTTGGAAGAATTGTCGAGTCTATCGCATAAGCCGTGTCTGATTTCTCCGATTCTTTGCAGAAGAATTTCGGACTATCGCTACGTGGTGTTCTGGTCTTCGAGGAATTAGCAGCCTTTCGATCAATTGCGTAAGTTTTAGCTGATCTTTCAGATCCTTCGCAAAAGAATCTCGGGCTCTCACTTCGTCGTTTAACGTCTTTTATGTCTTCAGCAGGTTCACGGATCGATCTTTCCGCACGTTTTGAGTCAATCGCGTGAGTTGTGGATTTTGGACTATCCCTTCGTTGCTTGACGTCTTTTAAATCTTCGAAAgagaatcttttatttgtttttgcCTCGATCGCGTAAGTGGTAGCTGATCTTTCAGACTCTTTGCAGAAGAATCTTGGGCTTTCACTTCGTCGTTTAACGTCCTTTATATCTTCGGAAACTTCACGAATCAATCTTTCTGCGGACTTTGGCTCGATCGCGTAAGTTGTAGGTTTTGGACTGTCGCTTCGTTTCTTGACGCTTTTTAAACCTTCCAGagagaattttttatttgtttcttcgTCAATCGCGTAAGTCGTTGCTGATTTTTCAGACTCTTTGCAGAAGAATTTCGGACTTTCACTTCGTCGCTTAACATCCTTCGTATCTTCGAAAACTTCACGAATCGGTCTCTCTGCAGATTTTGGACGAATCGCGTAAGTCGTTGCTGATCTTTCAGACTCTTTGCAGAAGAATTTCGGACTTTCACTTCGTCGCTTAATGTCCTTTGTAACTTCGGAAACTTCATGAATCGGTCTCTCTGCAGACTTCGGACGAATCGCGTAAGTCGTTGCTGATTTTTCAGACTCTTTGCAGAAGAATTTCGGACTTTCACTTCGTCGCTTAATGTCCTTTGTAACTTCGGAAACTTCACGAATCGGTCTCTCTACAGACTTCGGACGAATCGCGTAAGTCGTTGCTGATTTTTCAGACTCTTTGGAGAGGAATTTCGGACTTTCACTTCGTCGTTTCAAGTCCCCCGTATCTTTCGTACTTTCGCGAGTATACTTTTCTGCAGTCTTTGAGTCGATCGCGTAAGTCGTTGCTGATCTTTCAGACTCTTTGCAGAAGAATTTCGGACTTTCACTTCGTCGCTTAATGTCCTTTGTAACTTCAGAAACTTCACGAATCGGTCTCTCTGCAGATTTTGGACGAATCGCGTAAGTCGTTGCTGATTTTTCAGACTCTTTGGAGAGGAATTTCGGACTTTCACTTCGTCGTTTCAAGTCCCCCGTATCTTTCGTAGCTTCGCGAGTATACTTTTCTGTAGTCTTTGAGTCGATCGCGTAAGTCGTTGCTGATCTTTCAGACTCTTTGCAGAAGAATTTCGGACTTTCACTTTGTCGCTTAATGTCCTTTGTAACTTCGGAAACTTCACGAATCGGTCTCTCTGCGGACTTCGGACGAATCGCGTAAGTCGTTGCTGATTTTTCAGACTCTTTGGAGAGGAATTTCGGACTTTCACTTCGTCGTTTCAAGTCCCCCGTATCTTTCGTACGTTCGCGAGTATACTTTTCTGCAGTCTTTGAGTCGATCGCGTAAGTCGTTGCTGATCTTTCAGACTCTTTGCAGAAGAATTTCGGACTTTCACTTCGTCGCTTAATGTCCTTTGTAACTTCGGAAACTTCACGAATCGGTCTCTCTGCAGACTTCGGACGAATCGCGTAAGTCGTTGCTGATTTTTCAGACTCCTCGCCGATAAATTTACCATGATCGCCTTGATCCTTGACATCTCTTAAAGCTTCAGAAGACAAATTCCTAGCAGTTGTTGCGCCAGTCGCAGAAGTTACGGTCGATTTTCCAGCATCTTTGGAGAATAATTCGTGACTTTGCCTTTTCCCTGTCTTATCTTTAAGCGACTCGGATGTCGATGTTCTTGCAGCTTTCGAGTCTATCGGGTATTTAATAGCAGATTTCTCTTTATTAAATATCGCAGACCTTTCGCTTCTTTGTATTCTATCTTCAGACGAATCAGGCGACAATTTCCTCGCGGTTTTCGAACCAACGGCGTGCACAGTGGCAGACTTCTCGGACTCTTCGCAGAAGAACCGTGGATTTTCGTCTCTTCGTCTCACATTTCTCCCAGAATCCAACGATACCGTTTCCCCCACATTTCCAGAGACCAGTGTCTTCCCTCTGGATTTGCTACTTGCAGGATTTTTCCCGTCGTTCGATCTTCTGTCTGAAGCTGTGTTGGTCATTCGGCTGGCGCTATGAAATCACAATCAGTATAACAATATTCCACTCTGTTTACAACTTACAAGCCTCAGAAATCCTCATTTGGCAGTGCTTAGCCTTGCTAACTCTATCTTCTTGTTCTACAATGCGGGTTTCGTTCGTTATCTGGTGTTAATCCTGCTTTGCGGTTGTGGTTAGCCGACATGAAGAAGATAGCAGAGGAAAATGAGTCAGGCGGACACGATATTTTCTAGGATTCTCCTTCGCGACAAAACAAAGCTAGGGCAGCTGGCTTCGATCTTCGGCTATTCGTCTCGACTGATCGGTTTTATTTTGTTAAGAAGATGTTGGTTACGCGGTAAAGCCGCGAGAAAAGCCACGTGGAGCTTCGCCGATGTTTCCCTCCGTTCGGAGCGTAAAACTTCGATACAGAAAATGTTGCAACAATATACATGGTGAGAGTTCAAGTACGGTCCATCGTTAGGATCCGGAAAACACGGTTCGGTCACCGAGGAAAAGAGAGTGCGTCGGTCAACCGCCGTGAAAGTTAGACTTAGCAGAATCATTTCGTTAATTTAACATCAAATAcgatactttttttttcttattcgtTGTTCAACTAGGAAGCAACTAAGGAAAATCCAATggaaattatacaaatttggTAATCGTCGTCGACGATATTGCTAGTGGTGCGACTAATTGTTTCACGAGACGCTTTGTTctcttatttctttctttttttttttttcgtccaCGTTGTCTCCGATACTGCGACGGCTTCATGCTTGGCGAGTAGGCTGTTATGGTTGATGATGCAGCGTTTAATGTCCTTCGGCCGATTTATCCTTTCTCCGATAGCTTTAATGTTAGGCGGACATATAAATTAGAGCGGGCGCATCTTCCTTCTTGCGACAAACCGGAGACGCTGCGCCTTTAACTTTGCCGGAAACGCGCCATTTAGTTGTTCTTTCAAGGATGATCACTTCCAGGGACCACGTATTGTTAGGCTACTACGGTTGCGTGGGTTTAAACGAGTCGAGCCTAGTCAGCGATCGCAATTATGCAACGAGAAATTAATCGGCGGCGTAGAGGGGTTTGGCGGGGCGAAAGCAGCGACGGATTGTTAGCGCTGATTGCCAATTAGCGGCCGGAAAATTCGCATTTGTCAACGTTCGATTCGATCGTCGAAAGACGCGAGCTACTTGCGCGTTAAGATACTTTCTATTCTCTACGTTCTTTTTTTCCCTCCCTCGTATGTATcattttgtttccttttttgaAATAGCAGAAATATTTCGTTCATTTGCGATGTGAAATATTCATCTGATTTATTTACTTGTTCGACAAACCTTCTGCTGTAGCGGATTAACGCGCGGGACGCAGGAGCAAAAAGGGACAAAATACAGTGGAGAAGTGAAAAGTAGCGGAAGATGCGCGGCGTATGTACGAAAGAAGAGTAAAAGGATTTTGTGAATAGACAGACAGAATGAGAATTTTAAGAAGCAATGACAATTTTAAGTGTAAAGACAAGTTACGACCTAACACTGTCGCAGAAAACGCTAGAAACAATGTCTTCAAGATACTTTAGATTGGCCGAAGATATCTTCGCTCGTACGACACGAGTTCACGTACGCTTCACCGTACGATTTAGCGTGCAGTGTTGTTTCACGCGAAACAACGGAACACTTGCTAAGCTTCTCGATGGTACATTGAGCAACAGCAACTGCTGATGTCCGGCCAGTCGACGATATCTTTagacatttaattattaacactttaccgaccgatagccgaTTAATCGGTTTTTTGTTATCGACACTTACCGACCGACAGGCTATTAATCGGCTTTCTGTCTCCGACgcttaccgaccgatagcctaTTAATCGGCTTTTTGTCAACGACaatctttctcattatttCAGCAGTAGTTTGTTATTTAGTACCAAGGTTGCTTGTTCAGTTGCGTTAGTTTCGTAGGCTCTCGGTTTTATACGAATTTCAAAAACGTACCGTTCGCGATGAAGAAAAAGAACGGTATTGGAGAGTCTAAACCGAAACAGAGCCGGCGCCAGGGACAGTCTGCGCCTGAGATGCCGGTCGGACGTGCGTGTGCTGTTGAATCGCTAGCGGTCGGTAAAGCGCTGACAAAGATTACATGAAATATGATTGTCCGAATTATCGTTAGTTGAAATTTGTCGTAACTAGAccgcggatgtttatgcagaATTATAGTTCTGTGAATAAGACTGAAGAAACGTTGCAGCAAAAATttcgttgtttctttttttacagcAACTATACtatggatattttatatatcttcgTGTATTATGCGCGTGCACGTGTACATTTTGTCTTAATTAAATGCGCGTAAACGTCCGCGGTGCAACTGTAGTATCGTTAGAAATGCAGCGAATTTTGTTTCCAGTAGTTTGATGGTTTCAGCGATGATCTCTGTCGGAAATTGGAAAACGACAACGAGAACGGCGTATCTTAATTGTCAATGTCGAATACGCGTTGAAACTTGCAACAGCCAATTTTATCCAGCTAACGATAGTTACCTCGCAGTTCAGCACTGCACGACCATCCTTGAGAAACGctcttaaatttcaatctaCTTTACCGACCGGTATAAAGTAGAATTGCGCTTTTAACGCTCTCGGCGAGGTTTGGCTAGGTAAACAGGCGagcaaaaatattattctcaGATAAACAgaagatttcgtagaattacaaaaatattgtcAACCGGCGGTACGTTGTTTCTCGTaggtgtgtgtgtgcgtgtgtaaGCCCAGATGAAATTAAggatttcataaatatttacggATACGTGTTCGtaaatattgatttataaatatgGAAGACTCGCGGGCAAATGGATTTCACTGGCGGCAAATACGATACGAGTTATTTTTTcactattttaatataaaaataacgtcGTTCTCG
It contains:
- the LOC126874905 gene encoding serine-rich adhesin for platelets-like isoform X3, whose translation is MFDERRQTTVKGIDRSYPLEPLENKSRKQTNGNGVQKNGNLTVNRQSVTVKRVAKADVNSNLNGGKPIVSYHEEISRESFGPCARQHQEDDEFGNENHVTQYANGNHRDETRMEEVLDEDMIERNRMMAKLHLMEYDETLKHRVKNDLESEEFPEDFMVDVPDKLPKQSVTRKLSQAEVRLERFKNANARRGNNVTKNPAIGPKKRSDPIFPAKSTCSASRMTNTASDRRSNDGKNPASSKSRGKTLVSGNVGETVSLDSGRNVRRRDENPRFFCEESEKSATVHAVGSKTARKLSPDSSEDRIQRSERSAIFNKEKSAIKYPIDSKAARTSTSESLKDKTGKRQSHELFSKDAGKSTVTSATGATTARNLSSEALRDVKDQGDHGKFIGEESEKSATTYAIRPKSAERPIREVSEVTKDIKRRSESPKFFCKESERSATTYAIDSKTAEKYTREPTKDTGDLKRRSESPKFLSKESEKSATTYAIRPKSAERPIREVSEVTKDIKRRSESPKFFCKESERSATTYAIDSKTAEKYTRESTKDTGDLKRRSESPKFLSKESEKSATTYAIRPKSVERPIREVSEVTKDIKRRSESPKFFCKESEKSATTYAIRPKSAERPIHEVSEVTKDIKRRSESPKFFCKESERSATTYAIRPKSAERPIREVFEDTKDVKRRSESPKFFCKESEKSATTYAIDEETNKKFSLEGLKSVKKRSDSPKPTTYAIEPKSAERLIREVSEDIKDVKRRSESPRFFCKESERSATTYAIEAKTNKRFSFEDLKDVKQRRDSPKSTTHAIDSKRAERSIREPAEDIKDVKRRSESPRFFCEGSERSAKTYAIDRKAANSSKTRTPRSDSPKFFCKESEKSDTAYAIDSTILPTSPNYMKDSKSSVLKIESKNKKDITSNTIRESTNDTMKRHATFPKRDVVSKSSSSESAKYDVISCAKPEYQTLRKFTETKLPDVFERLTRERSSSPRSFCREGRRSATTMSTRNRDTESISVSANAVEEMKKKGSESRRVGSGKRDASIIRADESKSPDFAKASSRSCSVSPQYFGSDSDRSASILMVTPETIVKAKTDLAWCKKREQSPTLYVSKGEKLVTNVPREATRGSSTESYDETAKRFIRSSVSRFFSEQCERAARNVEPRKLQLTDARTPSQTKSQFDDGRAERDERTSFVADGSRDSSPGSRGIVESREETPESLRYETEECAIATSLQPKIYTDVEQPPKGAHSLKQTVTREITARPRNLSTNVKDRFSKSPLSVKDDNLTAENANALSRRGSAGVLRSTKLIRDVLQRQSGQDQVDASPGISSEWEERPRADRMQAETRVDRKVEERAGTPTGRQLGSKSCKSVEVDTQIGEVRTPERYVKQEQLRGTYSRSSKGTACEKSSVGKLLTYSVRKPVKQRGSLLESNIFQQSLRGRDSADERPVSSKRTTRIASPKKEPAACARSLQTRTKGNTANGKNKSDILKARSQTASPISASSGKTSSETVADKRNMDRYDASKRIMRTSNESIARDSEGATDVADRSGETKIPRAGARTARKQSIADERKKGKTSKQAEILKSMQLVRSATRGSDFAQESRKMVGESVDEGTARNEQTEMRKSCCPSTIDIRRSEAGLTSIKELSKNYERTDSVESALRRFDSIGTEAESIRGTLERSVESIPKEIRRKSGGSIGRKADSKTISPKALDPPNVNLFAKRTCASKATTVSRSAMAAAKGRQAETQETRRQKKLEKARDSIEISRIAIRSRSLSCKRKLFQHTDSSETGSVASRCSIDSLRNVERLSTTSNKKKTRDSVNTTSKRFEFSGNDETSTQTIDKAETDKMTTGVGCSSTKQLRSIEDIRRSIEDESWDRETGQPSVMSAIVGSVAKAAGRSEPRRINVNDRAGNRKEICSPGRSVNLTASNDALGDTERSSVKCTMRFSRVAKSPSPETTKETSIRARRNIPTSPSKSPDTVARRASSELKAQDTRSTKRPTTMKGTEPIGNRKALTATSTTTKKSADVVDSAILENGLHLRDQTAETKYDNDSPTKKSDALVVDLDEQPPKENEPLPRKPLLRKQSTEKQITSMQSTRPPSVSSTSGGSPMQGQTSGSRSKMASRAKTPISGSTGYKGSASSRTGGAAAATCYSDALVPCKMCGRRFAQDRVTLHEQICAKTTQKKRKQFDTMMYRVKGTDLEPFVKKGLVKKQVEKSKKPEIKSNWRRKHEDFINAIRSAKQVQAHLAAGGKLSDLPPPPVSDNYDYIQCPHCGRKFNKAAAERHIPKCEHMLHNKPIHSRAPKPRR
- the LOC126874905 gene encoding serine-rich adhesin for platelets-like isoform X2, which produces MAAPQASSRLELLQARFQQKQLQEKEQKLLQLYDQQQQRAYQVVQRGSAGSNSSNHATSISQHTVTKTSSSSHTTSTSQGGKVRQMFDERRQTTVKGIDRSYPLEPLENKSRKQTNGNGVQKNGNLTVNRQSVTVKRVAKADVNSNLNGGKPIVSYHEEISRESFGPCARQHQEDDEFGNENHVTQYANGNHRDETRMEEVLDEDMIERNRMMAKLHLMEYDETLKHRVKNDLESEEFPEDFMVDVPDKLPKQSVTRKLSQAEVRLERFKNANARRGNNVTKNPAIGPKKRSDPIFPAKSTCSASRMTNTASDRRSNDGKNPASSKSRGKTLVSGNVGETVSLDSGRNVRRRDENPRFFCEESEKSATVHAVGSKTARKLSPDSSEDRIQRSERSAIFNKEKSAIKYPIDSKAARTSTSESLKDKTGKRQSHELFSKDAGKSTVTSATGATTARNLSSEALRDVKDQGDHGKFIGEESEKSATTYAIRPKSAERPIREVSEVTKDIKRRSESPKFFCKESERSATTYAIDSKTAEKYTREPTKDTGDLKRRSESPKFLSKESEKSATTYAIRPKSAERPIREVSEVTKDIKRRSESPKFFCKESERSATTYAIDSKTAEKYTRESTKDTGDLKRRSESPKFLSKESEKSATTYAIRPKSVERPIREVSEVTKDIKRRSESPKFFCKESEKSATTYAIRPKSAERPIHEVSEVTKDIKRRSESPKFFCKESERSATTYAIRPKSAERPIREVFEDTKDVKRRSESPKFFCKESEKSATTYAIDEETNKKFSLEGLKSVKKRSDSPKPTTYAIEPKSAERLIREVSEDIKDVKRRSESPRFFCKESERSATTYAIEAKTNKRFSFEDLKDVKQRRDSPKSTTHAIDSKRAERSIREPAEDIKDVKRRSESPRFFCEGSERSAKTYAIDRKAANSSKTRTPRSDSPKFFCKESEKSDTAYAIDSTILPTSPNYMKDSKSSVLKIESKNKKDITSNTIRESTNDTMKRHATFPKRDVVSKSSSSESAKYDVISCAKPEYQTLRKFTETKLPDVFERLTRERSSSPRSFCREGRRSATTMSTRNRDTESISVSANAVEEMKKKGSESRRVGSGKRDASIIRADESKSPDFAKASSRSCSVSPQYFGSDSDRSASILMVTPETIVKAKTDLAWCKKREQSPTLYVSKGEKLVTNVPREATRGSSTESYDETAKRFIRSSVSRFFSEQCERAARNVEPRKLQLTDARTPSQTKSQFDDGRAERDERTSFVADGSRDSSPGSRGIVESREETPESLRYETEECAIATSLQPKIYTDVEQPPKGAHSLKQTVTREITARPRNLSTNVKDRFSKSPLSVKDDNLTAENANALSRRGSAGVLRSTKLIRDVLQRQSGQDQVDASPGISSEWEERPRADRMQAETRVDRKVEERAGTPTGRQLGSKSCKSVEVDTQIGEVRTPERYVKQEQLRGTYSRSSKGTACEKSSVGKLLTYSVRKPVKQRGSLLESNIFQQSLRGRDSADERPVSSKRTTRIASPKKEPAACARSLQTRTKGNTANGKNKSDILKARSQTASPISASSGKTSSETVADKRNMDRYDASKRIMRTSNESIARDSEGATDVADRSGETKIPRAGARTARKQSIADERKKGKTSKQAEILKSMQLVRSATRGSDFAQESRKMVGESVDEGTARNEQTEMRKSCCPSTIDIRRSEAGLTSIKELSKNYERTDSVESALRRFDSIGTEAESIRGTLERSVESIPKEIRRKSGGSIGRKADSKTISPKALDPPNVNLFAKRTCASKATTVSRSAMAAAKGRQAETQETRRQKKLEKARDSIEISRIAIRSRSLSCKRKLFQHTDSSETGSVASRCSIDSLRNVERLSTTSNKKKTRDSVNTTSKRFEFSGNDETSTQTIDKAETDKMTTGVGCSSTKQLRSIEDIRRSIEDESWDRETGQPSVMSAIVGSVAKAAGRSEPRRINVNDRAGNRKEICSPGRSVNLTASNDALGDTERSSVKCTMRFSRVAKSPSPETTKETSIRARRNIPTSPSKSPDTVARRASSELKAQDTRSTKRPTTMKGTEPIGNRKALTATSTTTKKSADVVDSAILENGLHLRDQTAETKYDNDSPTKKSDALVVDLDEQPPKENEPLPRKPLLRKQSTEKQITSMQSTRPPSVSSTSGGSPMQGQTSGSRSKMASRAKTPISGSTGYKGSASSRTGGAAAATCYSDALVPCKMCGRRFAQDRVTLHEQICAKTTQKKRKQFDTMMYRVKGTDLEPFVKKGLVKKQVEKSKKPEIKSNWRRKHEDFINAIRSAKQVQAHLAAGGKLSDLPPPPVSDNYDYIQCPHCGRKFNKAAAERHIPKCEHMLHNKPIHSRAPKPRR